GGACAGCGCGCCTCGTGGGTATCCGTTCCACAGTCGACACAGCGCCGCCGGGCGACCTCGACCTCGACCAGGCCGGGTTGGTCCTGCATCGTCTCGGCGTGCTTGCCGGCTTTGGCGACGTCACGCTGAGAACCGCCAGCCTCGCCGATCGGATAGAGGGTGTGCACCGCCGGGGAGAGTTCGCGCTCCTCAGACTTCTCGGGGCGACCCATCCGGTTGCCGATCCGGGTCGGCGCGCGCTCGCGCACCCGAAACGGTGCGACCTCGTTGATCGCGACGATCGCGTTCTCGCCCTCCGCATAGGTGCGAGCACGCTCGGAGAGGTCGTCCCGGTCCCACTGGCGCTGGAGGGAGTCGTCGAATCCCAGCGACCGCGCCAGCGGCCGCCACTCCTCGACGACCAGCGTCTCCTCGGTCTGGGTGTGCGGGACCAGTAGCCGCTCCAGTGCCTCTCGAACCGAATCGGTCCGTGGTATGTGAAGGTCTGACGTTCCACTGGAAACAGAGGGGTCTGTGTCATCGAGCGTAGCGCCGTCAGTTGTCGCAATATCTGCAGATTCGATGGCTGTAGCTAGTTCACACGCCGCGTCGATAGAGATGTCGTGCCAGCAATAGGTGTATTTCGGGTGGAGTGGTGTGTCGTACTCGCCAGCCCACTGGAGGGCTTCCTCGGGAGTCGGGTCGTCGAGGTCCACATCTATCGTATCTTCCATCGCCTGGACGTCTGCGTCCGACTGAGCGAACTCCTGGACCCACCACTCGACGGTGTAGGAGGCGGGTGCGAGCGGGTGGTTGTTCTCGACGAACTCGCCGTAGTTGACCAGGTACTCGCCCAGGTCGAGGATCTTCTCGACGCCGTTACGAACTTCGAGTGCTTCCTCGGGGTCGTCGATCCGGCGGACCTCTCCGTTGGCGAGTTTGACCGTGGGACCCTCGATAGAGTCGACCGGAATGACACCGGCGGCCTTCCCGGGCCGCTCGGTCTTGATCTGGGTCCCGGTCGCGAGAAAGTCGTCGACGAGGTGCATCGTCGCCGGATGGACGCCTGCCGTCGCGAAGCCGTGATTCCGTGAGCGGCCGTAGCGCAGTCGAAACCCACCCGCCTCGCTGGGGTGGCCGAACACTGGTCGGCCGGCGATGAGGTCTCTGAGATACTTCTTTGCCGGATCGACTCGCGGCGGGCCGTCGGGTTCGTCGGATTCGTCCCCCTCCGCTTCCGATGGAACCTCGTCCTCGGAGTCGTCTGGCGCTTCGTCCCCGTCGCCGTCTTCGGACGCGTGCTCGTCGTCTTTCCCGATCGTGCCGTCGATGAGGTCCTGCAGCCACGGCCAGTCGACCTCGTCGAGGTTCCGGGTATAGCGCTGGATCTTCGGGGCCTTCAGCGCGATCCCCTCAGCCATGACCAGACACATCCCGCCGCGGGCGGCGTTCGAGTCGACGCGTTCGAGGTCGCGATAGCCCGACACTTCCTCGTCGCCCGTCGCCTCCCCGTCGAGCATGATCGGCATGTGCTCGGCGATGAATTTGGACTCCTTTTCCTTCGGGGAGTACTGCAGCCCAGTCTCCTTGTCGTAGAGATCGATCTCCTCGGCGTAGCGACCGATCTCCTCGTCTCTGGCTTTGTACTGGCTCATCCCGAGGAGTGCGCGTGCGTAGTCGGCGACGAGAACAGAGAGGGCCTGGGCAGTCCCCCCCGCAGATCGGATCGGCCCCGCGTAGTAGACGTTGACGAACTCCGTCCCGTCGTCGTTCTGGAGGACTTCGACGCGGTCGATCCCCTCGATCGGGGCGGCGACGACACCCTCCGTCAGGAGGGCGACCGCGGTTCTGACTGCGCCCTCCACTTTGCCCGCTTTCGAGTCGTAGTCACCGACGCTGCCGTCGACGAAGTCCTCGACGAGTTCGAGCGCAGCCTCTTCCCGACTCATCTGCCCCTCTAATTCGCGCACGCGTTCGGCGACGCCGTCGATCCCGAGGATGTTCTCGACGCGGTCGGCCATGTCCCGTGCAGTCGGGATCTCGACCTCGGGTTCAGGGTCACCGCCGCGTTTGCGTGCGGCATTGGCGATTTCCATCGCCTCGTCGAGTCCGGATTCGAGCCGCTCGAAGTACCGCTCGTCCGCGTCTCTCATAGCGGCCACAGGTCGAGATCGGTCGTCTCGTCGTGTGCGCGTTCGAGTGAATCCTCGAACGTGCGGACGTACAGTTCACCCGCGAAGACCGTCGCGCTGTCGAGATGGCCGGCGACGGTCGAGCCGTCGGCCCGCGAGAGCGTCACGTGCGTGTGCGCGAACGGTTCTCCCTCCAGCAGCGAGACGTTGCCCACGCAGGAGGCGACTTCCAGTGGTTCGCCGAACCACTCGGGGAAGTACTCCTGTTCGGTCTGGTCGTAGTACCAGAGTTCCGCGTCCTGAACAGCGCCGAGGCCGACGAAGAAGGCCGCGTCGATCCCTTCCGCGCGTGCGAAGTCCTCGATCTGAGCGCGCCAGTCCTCGCCGTGTGAGAGACGGGCGACGAACTCGCGGGTGCCCTCGACTTCGCGATAATCCATACCCGAAGAGGATGGGGGCGAGCGACAAAATAGTTGCTAGTGATACCGGAATCGGACTGCCGAACGAGGTCGATCAGTCCTGCCAGCGATCGGGCACCTGAATCGAGTACTTGCCGTCTTCCTGCAGGGCGATGATGTACTCCTCGCGGTCGTACAGCTCCATGAGGTTGAGCTCGTACTGGCCCGGTTCGAGTACCTTGATCGACTCGAACTGGTCGTTGAGTTCCTCGCGAAGCTCCGAGAGGTCCGGTCGGTCCGAGCCGTCGTCGGGCTGCTGGACGACCTGGCCCTCGGCCGGCGGGTCGCTCGCGTCAGTGTCTGGGAGTTCGTCCGGGC
The Halapricum salinum genome window above contains:
- a CDS encoding PPC domain-containing DNA-binding protein, with protein sequence MDYREVEGTREFVARLSHGEDWRAQIEDFARAEGIDAAFFVGLGAVQDAELWYYDQTEQEYFPEWFGEPLEVASCVGNVSLLEGEPFAHTHVTLSRADGSTVAGHLDSATVFAGELYVRTFEDSLERAHDETTDLDLWPL